In Desulfovibrio sp. Fe33, the genomic window TCGGCCAGGTCAGGTTCGATTACGATCTGACCCGAACCATGCTGGAGGCCGGGTTCGCTTCGGATTCCCTGACCCCGGAGTGGAAGTACCTCATCCGTCTTGTGCTTCTCGCCCGGGAGCGGGGCATTAGAGACAAGCACGTCGCGGCACACGCCGTCATCGTGCTGTCCGACCGAGGTTCCCTGAGTGATCTCTACGCCCGTCTCGGCCTCACCGGCCGCAGCCTGACCGGGAGTCCTGGTTCCAATTAACTTTTTTCGATTCGCATGTGACCTCGTGGTCACGTCCGCAGTATATCCGTTTGATGGGTCGCAAGGCCCGGAAACCCATGGGAGCCTTTGAGTGAAGAAGTTCATCGCGGTGCTGCTTGCCGCATCCGTTCTGGCCGCCGCCGGATGCGCCAAGGTGGTTGGGCCTTATTACCTGCAGCAGGAAGAGTACAAGGAAGGAGTCAGGGTTATGGGCGAGCGCCTCAGGGAGAACCCGGAGGATGCCGATTCGGCCTATTATACGGGGCGGTATTACCTGGCCCTGAACGAACCCCGGAAGGGCCTTGTCTATCTGGAAAAAGCGGTGGAGCTGGCCCCGGGCAACGCGGATTATGTCTTCTGGACCGGGGTGGCGTACTGGGCCTTGATGGATTTCGACCGGGAACGGGCCGCCTACGAAAAGGCCGTCAGCCTCGACCCGAATCATATTTCCGCCCACCTCTATCTGGGGCACGGCTACGTGGACCGGGGGCAGTGGGCGCAGGCGCTTAAGGAGTACGACGTGGTTCTCGGACTGGATCCGTACAACCCGGAAGCCCTGTACAACAGGGCGCGCGTCCTTGGCGAACTTGACAGGAAGAGCGGCGAGATTGCGGCATGGAAGCGGTTCCTTGAGTATTATCCCGACGGGAGCATGGCCATGACGGCCACGGAGCAACTCAATCTGCAAGGGGACTTCTCCTACCGCAATCACATAATCGGGCGGCGCAACGTCACGTTGAAAAGCTTGACGTTCAAGCCCGGAACCAGCGTCCCGGATGCCGGCGGCAGGGACTCGCTGGCGGTGCTCGGCGCGATGATGAAGGTCAACAGCGACCTGACGGTGCACATAGTCGCCTACGTGAAGGGCGACGCCACTCTCGCGAAGGCCCGCGCCGTGGCCTTGCGGGACTACATGCTCAACGGCAACCCGGGCATAGGCCGGGAAAGGCTGCCGCTGAGCTGGTTCGGAACGGCTGAAAAGGTCGAAGTGGGCGGCGGCGTGGTCGCCCTGGACCAGGCGGTGAACTTCATTACCGAGGTTCGGTAATCAATCGGAGTAGAATACTATGTCAATCATATGGAATAAAATTGGTTTTCTGGCCCTTATTTTGGTTCTCGCCCTTGCTGTCGCGGCTCCCCGCGCCATGGCGCAGACGGACGATCCGACCGCGGATACAGGCTCCCAGGTGACCGGCGACACGGGCGACACCGCTGATGCCGGCGACACTGGCGACACTGGCGATACTGCCGACACGGGCGATACCGGAGAAACCGGAGACGAGGCCGAGGCTCCGTCCTTCGCCAATCCGGCCCAGGCCGCCAAGGCCGAAGCGCTTGCCGAGGCCGTGGCCGAGGTTTCGGCCCGAAACGTGGCCGAGGCCGAACAGGGCGTGACCGATGCGCAGACCGCCGTGGACGAAGCCGCCGCCGCGGTTGAAGCGGCCCGTCAGGCCGAGGATGCGGAGGCCGAGGCCCAGGCGCAGGCCCAGCTCGATGCGGCCATGGCCGATCTCCAGAAGGCGCAGGAGAATGCCGAACAGGCCATCTCCGACGCGGCGTCCGTGTCCGTTGAATCCATCGCGTCCATGCGCGCCCAGGATATGGGCTGGGGCGTGATCGCCCAGGAACTGGGTGTGCACCCGAGCACGCTTGGCCTCGGACACAAGAACCGGCATCAGGACAAGACCCAGGCCCGGTCCAAAAACCGTGAGCACGGCCGGGCCATGACCGCCATGGCCGCCCAGCCCGACAACGCCACCGGCCGCAACCTCAAGGCCGGAGTGTCCCGGACCCCCGGCGTGAGCGGGGGCAAGGGCTCCAAGGCCGTGGGATTGAGTCGCGCCTCGGACAAGGCCAAGACCGGAGCCATGAATTCCCAGTCCGCCAAGGGCAAGGATTCTTCAGGCCGCGGCAATTCGGGCAACTCCAACGCGGGCGGCAACGGCAAGGGCAAGGGCAACTCCAATGCGGGCGGCAACGGCAAGGGCAAGAGCCATTAGTCTTTCTTGAAACGGAATGCGACGAGGCGGGCCCCGGTTATCGGGGCCCGCCTTTTTTTTTGGGGGGGGGACTTTCTCCTTATCTCCCTGAAGAGGGAAATCAAACGTTGAAAGCCGCTTTGCGGCGATAGTCGAGTGATTTCGCCTCCGGCGGGCAAGGGTTCGCACCCTTGCATCCCTTGTGAGCGCCTTCGGCGCTGGTTTTAACTTTGCGGTATTTTGCAGTAAAAGCGGTGGGTTAAATGTGGAGCTCTCCTTTTTGGGGGCCGCAGTCTTTCCTCGCTCTTCAAAACAGGGGGAAATCCGGGTATGGATCGGGTTCATGGCGAAACAAACCAAGGTGAATGCATGGCGGAAAACATCGATTCAGCTTCCCTGTCAGAGACCTATCTCCAGATAAGCCCGAATATCCTGGCGAGCTTTCCCAAGTTCAGGCCGCCGGTTGATCTATATTTCTACGATCCGGACGTGGCCCGCACCGGCCGTTTCCATCGTGCCGGGGAACGCCTCTCCCGGGAGGGACAGGATGAGGTCGCCCGTTTCGCCGAAGAGGGACGGCTCTATCTGCTGCGGGACGATTACCGCGTCTATGCCGAGCACTTGAGCCGGGAACTCGGTCTGCTGCTTGTAGAGGAGGGCTTTCTGCCCCTGGAGGTGGCGGAAATATTCTTCATCGCCTTTCGGAACCGCATGAATGAGTTTCTGAACCGGCCGACGGAGGACACCTACGAAGCCTTGTGCAAGGATGTGAGCATCCTGGCGGAATATATCTGGATCGACCCGAGCCGGGTGGATTTCCTGACCCATACCCTGGAGCGGGAGTATGACCTGTCGGTCCATTCGGTGAACACCATGTTCATCGGCCTCGCCCTGCACTTGCGCCGGACCGGCGGTCTGGTGGAAAAAGCCGGTCTCGTCAGCCTTGGCCTTGGCCTGTTGCTGCACGATCTCGGCATGGTCATGGTCCCGAAGTTCATCCGCGACAAGGAACAGTATCTGGTGCGCCGGGACCGCGAGTCCCTCGAACGGCATATAGAGGCCGGGCTGAACATGCTCAGGCGGCTCAAGATCCGCGATCAGGTCATCCTTGATTGCGCCGAGCAGCACCATGAGCGGTTGGACGGCTCGGGCTATCCCGCACGCCGGTTTGACAAGGATATCTCCGCAGCGGGCAGGCTCTGCGCCGTTGCGGACTCCTTTTCGGCCATCATAGGAGACAGGCCCCATCGCTCGGCCCGGGACATGGCCGAGGCCGTGCGGATGCTGACGGATGACGGCAGGCGCTACGATTCGGAGCTGACCGCGCTGCTGGCGGGGATCATGGCCGAGCGGGTCACAGAGTAATGTAGCCCTGCGCTGCCGACCGTTCGGGGTTTTCAAGGCGGGCCATGGCCGTGCGCATGGGGTTGAACCCGAAGCGGGCGTAGAACGGCTCCTTGCCCGGAACGGACCAGAGGACGACGTTGGGCGTGTTCAGCCGCTCCAGCATGGCCTCCATCATCCGCGTTCCCAGTCCTTGGCCCTGGCATTCCGGAATCATGCAAAGATCGTAGATCACCGAGTGCGCCACGCCGTCGCTCAGGGCGCGTCCCAGGCCCACGAGAGTCTCTCCCCGCCAGGCGAAGCAGGTAAGGCCGCTGTTCTCGAAAGTCCGGCGCAACACATCCGGTTCGCGGGTGCCCAGCGGAGCTTTTTCGAAGACTTCCGCGGCATTGGTCCAATCCACGCCTTCGGTGTCGAATCGGAGGGCTATATTCATGGTCACGGCTGTTTCCACCAGGAACGCATACGCACAATCTCCTTGTCGTCGGAAAGCCGGGTCAGGGTGTGCAGGAAGGTGTCCATTCCCTGGTCCGGGGCGTCCATGGTGCAGGCCGACACATACTCGTCGCCGGGAAAGGACTCGCTGCGGAACTGGATGTCCACTCCGTGGCAACGATTTTCGCGGAGCCATTCCATGGGCACGGCTTCAAAGCAGTATTCCAGATACTTCACATTGTTGACATGGCCATTGATATCCATGTCGGCGCGTCTGGCCGTCAGTTGCGCGGTGTGCTCGCCGTTTTTGAGCCGGGTCACGGATTTGGTCGGGAAGGCCAGGGCGTGCTCGCGTTCCGGAATATTCCTTTCATGGAGAACGGTGTCGGGCGGATCGGGACGGTGGGTCCGGGTGTTCAGCGTTACCCAGGATGTGGTGGCCGCTCCCATTTGCCCGTTCCCGTCGGAGATCACGAAGTCTCGCAGGGCCACCAGCCGTTCCTTGCCCGAAGGCCAGGTCAGGATAGAGGTGCGTTCGCCGAAGCCGGGCAGCCTGTCCACCATGAGGTGGAGGCGGGCGAGAATCCAGAAATGTCCGCTCTGCTCCAGGTCGTGGTAGCCGAAACCGAGCTTGTCGGCATGGCGCGAGGCGATGTCCTGGAGCTGGTCGCAAATGGCGGTGACGGACACGCGGCCGTCCGGGCGCGGCTCGTAGGAGCGGATGTCATAGCCGTGTTCGAAGGTGAATGCTGAATTGGTTGTCATGGCAACCAATTCCTATGGCAGATACGGCCCGGTGTAAAGGGGGGGCGAGCCCGCGCGTGTGGCGGGCGGCCCCATTACCCGGAGAAATCAGGACAGGA contains:
- a CDS encoding HD-GYP domain-containing protein, giving the protein MAENIDSASLSETYLQISPNILASFPKFRPPVDLYFYDPDVARTGRFHRAGERLSREGQDEVARFAEEGRLYLLRDDYRVYAEHLSRELGLLLVEEGFLPLEVAEIFFIAFRNRMNEFLNRPTEDTYEALCKDVSILAEYIWIDPSRVDFLTHTLEREYDLSVHSVNTMFIGLALHLRRTGGLVEKAGLVSLGLGLLLHDLGMVMVPKFIRDKEQYLVRRDRESLERHIEAGLNMLRRLKIRDQVILDCAEQHHERLDGSGYPARRFDKDISAAGRLCAVADSFSAIIGDRPHRSARDMAEAVRMLTDDGRRYDSELTALLAGIMAERVTE
- a CDS encoding tetratricopeptide repeat protein, which encodes MKKFIAVLLAASVLAAAGCAKVVGPYYLQQEEYKEGVRVMGERLRENPEDADSAYYTGRYYLALNEPRKGLVYLEKAVELAPGNADYVFWTGVAYWALMDFDRERAAYEKAVSLDPNHISAHLYLGHGYVDRGQWAQALKEYDVVLGLDPYNPEALYNRARVLGELDRKSGEIAAWKRFLEYYPDGSMAMTATEQLNLQGDFSYRNHIIGRRNVTLKSLTFKPGTSVPDAGGRDSLAVLGAMMKVNSDLTVHIVAYVKGDATLAKARAVALRDYMLNGNPGIGRERLPLSWFGTAEKVEVGGGVVALDQAVNFITEVR
- a CDS encoding GNAT family N-acetyltransferase, translated to METAVTMNIALRFDTEGVDWTNAAEVFEKAPLGTREPDVLRRTFENSGLTCFAWRGETLVGLGRALSDGVAHSVIYDLCMIPECQGQGLGTRMMEAMLERLNTPNVVLWSVPGKEPFYARFGFNPMRTAMARLENPERSAAQGYITL
- a CDS encoding acyl-[acyl-carrier-protein] thioesterase — protein: MTTNSAFTFEHGYDIRSYEPRPDGRVSVTAICDQLQDIASRHADKLGFGYHDLEQSGHFWILARLHLMVDRLPGFGERTSILTWPSGKERLVALRDFVISDGNGQMGAATTSWVTLNTRTHRPDPPDTVLHERNIPEREHALAFPTKSVTRLKNGEHTAQLTARRADMDINGHVNNVKYLEYCFEAVPMEWLRENRCHGVDIQFRSESFPGDEYVSACTMDAPDQGMDTFLHTLTRLSDDKEIVRMRSWWKQP